A portion of the Shewanella sp. SNU WT4 genome contains these proteins:
- the trmY gene encoding tRNA (pseudouridine(54)-N(1))-methyltransferase TrmY: MRAFVLRARAAPTDNQAFLAAVGQDAHTEILAHTLMNTIFVAQSHRDDVIVYLVLESTQDYSRTICFQPNLIHDLGGFHEQALINTIATALQLSKGMDKEQVRQVKSGITVSTTSFEKLVKDLSEDYQLYMMDKKGSSIRDVEFAPNPCFLLTDHIPMPKKSFNTLKRLGAEKISLGPKMLFASQCVVLIHNELDIAEAAR; encoded by the coding sequence ATGCGTGCCTTTGTATTACGAGCCCGAGCAGCCCCGACCGACAATCAAGCCTTTTTAGCCGCCGTCGGCCAAGATGCCCATACCGAAATTTTGGCGCACACATTAATGAATACCATTTTTGTGGCCCAGTCTCATCGTGATGATGTAATTGTGTATTTAGTGCTTGAAAGCACTCAAGATTACTCTCGAACCATTTGCTTTCAACCTAACCTTATCCATGATTTAGGTGGCTTTCACGAGCAAGCCTTAATCAACACCATAGCCACAGCGCTGCAATTATCAAAAGGCATGGACAAGGAACAAGTTAGGCAGGTTAAAAGCGGTATTACCGTCAGCACCACTAGCTTTGAAAAACTAGTTAAAGATCTCTCGGAAGATTATCAGCTGTATATGATGGATAAAAAAGGCAGCTCGATTCGTGATGTCGAGTTTGCGCCTAATCCATGTTTTTTACTGACAGATCATATTCCTATGCCAAAAAAGAGCTTTAATACCTTAAAGCGTCTGGGCGCAGAGAAAATTAGCCTAGGCCCTAAGATGCTATTTGCTTCTCAGTGCGTGGTGCTTATCCACAATGAGCTCGATATTGCAGAAGCTGCGCGCTAA
- a CDS encoding GDYXXLXY domain-containing protein, translating to MNKLVVVITLGVILAAVNWSIYQKEQLIAHGQGMYLALAPVDPRSLMQGDYMALGFAMADQIAAALLVTNNTSATATVDLAEGVDNGQRLDSTASVNNSEGSDTSGSIESSDTSESGEIADENLATSAEISFVDSSNHDGLVLVALDDNQQASFLQIYDGKALGAKQLLIKYRLRDGEIKLASNAFFFEEGQAAAFESARFGYFKVATNGDLLLVSLHDKDFRNLAP from the coding sequence ATGAATAAGTTAGTGGTTGTCATCACCTTAGGAGTAATTCTTGCGGCAGTTAATTGGTCTATTTATCAAAAAGAGCAGTTGATAGCCCACGGCCAAGGCATGTATTTAGCGCTCGCCCCTGTGGATCCGCGCTCGCTGATGCAGGGCGATTATATGGCATTAGGTTTTGCCATGGCTGATCAAATCGCCGCCGCGCTGCTTGTTACTAATAATACCAGCGCAACCGCTACAGTGGATCTCGCTGAGGGTGTTGATAATGGCCAACGCCTTGATAGCACAGCTAGTGTCAATAATAGTGAAGGAAGCGACACTAGCGGCAGCATTGAAAGTAGCGACACTAGCGAGAGTGGCGAGATAGCTGACGAAAACCTTGCTACAAGTGCGGAAATAAGCTTTGTTGATAGCTCAAATCATGATGGCTTAGTGTTAGTGGCGCTCGATGATAATCAGCAAGCGAGTTTCCTGCAGATTTATGATGGCAAGGCGCTCGGCGCGAAGCAATTACTGATTAAATATCGCTTGCGCGATGGCGAGATTAAGCTTGCTAGTAATGCTTTCTTCTTTGAAGAAGGCCAAGCCGCGGCGTTTGAGTCGGCTCGCTTTGGATACTTTAAAGTCGCAACCAATGGCGATTTATTGTTGGTGAGTTTGCACGATAAAGACTTTCGCAATCTAGCGCCGTAG
- a CDS encoding DUF4401 domain-containing protein encodes MSPNNESLWRELQQAKLVVGEAPVPSISSPWYVKLLMALSGWLAAILVLIFLAVSFDVIFQEPPISALIGVGMIAAAYGFFRTQVSEFMEHIALAVSFAGQMLIGWVIFELTIEANAWLLLAAMQLLLALVIPNTLHRFLCALCFTLCACAGTLLVGIVGIIPSLLMALAAWLWVNEFSYPKWLSDINALGYGLLLGLVITACVNWYGDVSYWFNDPNIFRVIPPPWLDAVLTGFVLCYVANHIVSRLGFPLVSLLSLWMYVLIALVCAATMYAPGISLAVLILLLGFYGSNRQLLGLGIASLLCYVSYYYYQLDTSLLLKAQSLLLLGVVLLAARWALVRGAKTQQGVIHE; translated from the coding sequence ATGAGTCCTAATAACGAGAGTCTATGGCGCGAGTTACAGCAGGCTAAATTAGTGGTCGGCGAGGCGCCAGTGCCAAGCATAAGCTCGCCTTGGTATGTGAAATTGTTAATGGCGTTATCTGGCTGGTTAGCGGCGATATTAGTGCTGATTTTTTTAGCTGTCTCTTTTGATGTTATCTTTCAAGAGCCGCCTATCTCTGCATTGATTGGTGTTGGCATGATAGCGGCAGCTTATGGTTTTTTTCGCACACAAGTCAGTGAGTTTATGGAGCATATAGCGCTGGCGGTGAGCTTTGCCGGCCAAATGTTAATTGGGTGGGTTATTTTTGAACTCACGATTGAGGCCAATGCTTGGTTGCTATTAGCGGCCATGCAATTACTGCTAGCGCTGGTAATCCCTAATACATTACACCGTTTTTTGTGCGCTTTATGTTTTACGCTGTGCGCTTGTGCTGGGACTTTGTTAGTCGGCATAGTGGGGATTATTCCGAGCCTATTAATGGCGCTAGCAGCTTGGCTGTGGGTCAATGAATTTAGCTATCCTAAATGGCTTAGCGATATTAATGCGCTTGGCTATGGATTACTGCTGGGATTAGTGATTACCGCTTGCGTAAATTGGTATGGTGACGTGAGTTATTGGTTTAACGACCCAAACATATTTAGAGTTATCCCGCCGCCTTGGCTTGATGCTGTGCTCACAGGATTCGTGCTCTGTTATGTGGCCAATCACATAGTTAGCCGGCTTGGGTTTCCTCTGGTGAGCCTACTTAGCTTATGGATGTATGTACTTATTGCACTGGTGTGCGCCGCGACCATGTATGCCCCAGGCATTAGTTTGGCGGTATTAATCTTATTGCTAGGTTTTTATGGCAGTAATCGCCAGTTGTTAGGCCTTGGGATTGCCTCTTTGCTCTGTTATGTCAGTTACTATTATTACCAGTTAGACACGAGTTTATTGCTAAAAGCCCAAAGCTTATTGCTGCTAGGCGTTGTCTTGTTGGCGGCGCGCTGGGCGTTAGTGCGCGGAGCTAAGACTCAGCAAGGAGTAATCCATGAATAA
- a CDS encoding DUF2157 domain-containing protein, with the protein MSIRKQLQGYIAAKDIAPEHVAAALQVSKLRPNHGQWFTFIEQLLLWCAALALVIAALFFIAYNWDDFGRFSKFAGLEVLVILAVASYLKWGKQALVAQVSLMAASIAVGVLLAFFGQTYQTGADPWQLFAIWAALILPWVIVGRFSALWMLWLTLVNLALVLWLVDLRPRWLFFPMYESLLWAMCIVNGLALVAWELILRPCLALTERWSFRLIATVAGTSLTLLALEPIINHNEYSQVDNTAVVVWGLWLLVSVVCYRYWRRDLFMLAGAALSFDTLVVCLFARLLLNDFDIGGFLVLALIIIGLGVGSAIWLRNVQRGWQQ; encoded by the coding sequence ATGTCCATCAGAAAGCAACTGCAAGGCTATATAGCGGCCAAAGATATTGCGCCAGAGCATGTCGCTGCGGCGCTACAAGTGAGTAAACTCAGGCCTAATCACGGGCAATGGTTTACCTTTATCGAGCAGCTGTTACTGTGGTGCGCCGCATTGGCGCTCGTTATCGCGGCGCTGTTTTTTATTGCTTATAACTGGGATGACTTCGGCCGTTTTAGTAAATTTGCCGGCCTTGAAGTGTTAGTGATACTCGCTGTGGCCAGTTACCTTAAGTGGGGCAAGCAAGCGTTAGTGGCGCAAGTGTCATTAATGGCCGCGTCTATTGCCGTCGGTGTCTTACTCGCCTTTTTCGGTCAAACCTATCAAACCGGCGCCGATCCTTGGCAATTGTTTGCCATTTGGGCGGCGCTGATTTTACCTTGGGTCATAGTCGGGCGCTTTTCGGCATTATGGATGTTGTGGCTGACGCTAGTGAATCTGGCCTTAGTGTTGTGGCTGGTGGACTTAAGGCCGAGGTGGTTATTCTTCCCCATGTATGAGTCACTGCTCTGGGCCATGTGTATAGTTAACGGCTTAGCGCTCGTGGCTTGGGAGCTAATCTTGCGCCCGTGTTTAGCGCTGACTGAGCGCTGGTCATTTCGCTTAATTGCGACAGTTGCCGGCACCTCGCTAACCCTATTAGCGCTCGAACCCATCATCAATCACAACGAGTACAGCCAAGTAGACAATACCGCGGTAGTGGTGTGGGGCTTATGGTTATTAGTCTCTGTGGTTTGTTACCGTTATTGGCGCCGCGATTTATTTATGTTGGCGGGCGCAGCCTTATCCTTTGATACCTTAGTGGTGTGTTTATTTGCGCGCTTATTGCTCAATGACTTTGATATCGGCGGTTTTTTAGTGCTAGCGCTAATCATCATTGGTTTAGGGGTAGGTTCAGCCATATGGCTTAGAAATGTTCAGCGAGGATGGCAGCAATGA
- the metC gene encoding cystathionine beta-lyase, with protein sequence MPNLKMNTLLVTAGRSERVSQGSVNPVIQRASSLVFSSVKAKKEAAKKRTNGALFYGRRGTLTHFALQDAMVALEGGAGCTLYPCGAAAVANSILSFVKSGDHVLMTGAAYEPSQDFCNIILKDMNISTTFYDPLIGAGIADLITPATKVVFMESPSSVTMEVQDIPAMVKAIRSVNPEVIIMIDNTWAAGILFKALEHDIDISIQAGTKYIVGHSDAMLGTAVANARCWDQLRERSYLMGQMVDADTAYVAARGLRTMAVRLKQHQESSIKIAHWLAARPEVERVNHPELPSCKGHEFYKRDFKGCNGLFSFVLKDKLSDAQLAEYLDNFHHFSMAYSWGGYESLILANQPEELNAIRPAGKVDFNGTLVRVHIGLEDCDDLIADLAAGFERLKN encoded by the coding sequence ATGCCTAATCTAAAAATGAATACCTTATTAGTGACTGCGGGTCGCAGTGAACGCGTAAGCCAAGGCTCAGTAAACCCTGTGATTCAGCGCGCATCATCGTTAGTATTTTCATCGGTCAAAGCTAAAAAAGAAGCCGCGAAAAAACGCACCAATGGCGCCTTATTTTATGGCCGGCGCGGCACCTTAACTCACTTCGCGCTGCAAGATGCCATGGTGGCATTAGAAGGCGGCGCAGGTTGTACGTTATATCCTTGCGGCGCAGCAGCAGTTGCCAATAGCATTTTATCCTTTGTGAAGAGTGGCGATCATGTATTGATGACAGGCGCCGCCTATGAGCCAAGTCAAGATTTCTGTAACATCATCTTAAAAGATATGAATATCAGCACCACCTTTTATGACCCGTTAATTGGTGCCGGTATTGCTGACTTAATTACGCCAGCCACTAAAGTGGTATTCATGGAATCACCAAGCTCAGTGACTATGGAAGTGCAAGATATTCCAGCCATGGTTAAGGCCATTCGTAGCGTAAACCCAGAAGTTATTATCATGATAGATAACACTTGGGCGGCGGGTATCTTGTTTAAAGCCTTAGAGCATGACATAGATATTTCGATTCAAGCCGGCACTAAATACATAGTCGGCCATTCTGATGCCATGCTCGGCACAGCAGTCGCTAATGCGCGCTGCTGGGATCAGTTGCGTGAACGTTCATACCTGATGGGACAAATGGTTGATGCCGATACGGCCTATGTAGCAGCCCGCGGCCTGCGCACTATGGCGGTACGTTTAAAGCAGCATCAAGAAAGCAGTATCAAGATTGCCCATTGGTTAGCGGCGCGCCCAGAAGTTGAGCGCGTAAACCACCCTGAACTGCCAAGCTGCAAAGGTCATGAGTTTTATAAGCGCGACTTTAAGGGTTGCAACGGCTTGTTCTCATTTGTATTAAAAGACAAGTTATCCGATGCCCAGTTGGCAGAGTATTTAGATAACTTCCATCACTTCAGCATGGCTTACTCATGGGGCGGTTATGAATCACTGATTTTAGCTAACCAGCCTGAAGAGCTAAACGCTATTCGCCCTGCTGGCAAAGTGGATTTTAACGGCACCTTAGTGCGAGTTCACATAGGTCTGGAAGACTGTGATGACTTGATTGCTGACTTAGCGGCTGGCTTTGAGCGCTTAAAGAACTAA
- a CDS encoding alanyl-tRNA editing protein codes for MTQLTVSPTQVSFSQGIYQQNSPVLYCEHDDSSSVVITAATPFHPVSHIWPDHPADKGVLVINQQEYKVIDCLVGAWHSEEAYLTIGADIPVKRDEAGWQFVVVHRINASLSITPGTVVSLKVDSDYQQALSRAHSGAHLAALALNKVLHSAFWRKAPSRFDTLGHYDFHSYAEETSFVSEDSCLDSYRLGKTLKKRGFNNDEFIAALTQVAAQVNAQLQLWLQTGAKIDLVCDGPHLTDSRYWQCQLDEHKISIPCGGTHISTLQALADITVTLAVNAAGNIDMTTRTSKSL; via the coding sequence ATGACGCAGTTAACCGTTAGCCCTACTCAAGTCAGCTTTAGCCAAGGTATATACCAGCAAAATAGCCCAGTTCTTTATTGTGAACATGATGACAGCAGCAGCGTTGTCATTACTGCGGCCACGCCATTTCATCCGGTATCTCATATTTGGCCCGATCACCCCGCCGACAAAGGCGTGCTAGTCATCAACCAGCAAGAATATAAGGTTATCGATTGCTTGGTTGGCGCTTGGCATAGTGAAGAGGCTTATCTTACTATCGGCGCGGATATTCCAGTGAAGCGCGATGAAGCCGGTTGGCAGTTTGTGGTCGTGCACCGCATTAATGCCAGCTTATCCATCACGCCAGGCACAGTGGTGAGCTTAAAAGTCGACAGTGACTATCAGCAAGCCTTAAGCCGAGCTCACAGCGGCGCGCATTTGGCGGCGCTTGCCCTTAATAAAGTGCTGCACTCAGCTTTTTGGCGCAAAGCCCCTAGCAGGTTTGATACCTTAGGCCATTACGATTTTCACAGTTACGCCGAAGAAACCAGTTTTGTCAGTGAAGATAGCTGCCTTGATAGTTATCGCTTAGGCAAAACCTTAAAAAAGCGCGGCTTTAATAATGATGAGTTTATAGCGGCGCTCACCCAGGTGGCGGCGCAAGTAAATGCGCAATTGCAGTTGTGGCTACAAACCGGCGCCAAGATTGATTTAGTGTGTGACGGCCCTCATTTAACCGATTCCCGCTACTGGCAATGCCAATTAGATGAGCACAAGATCAGTATTCCTTGCGGCGGCACTCATATCTCCACGCTGCAAGCATTGGCGGATATTACCGTAACCTTGGCAGTCAATGCTGCAGGTAATATTGATATGACAACCCGCACCAGTAAAAGCCTTTAG
- a CDS encoding RluA family pseudouridine synthase yields MPIISANNTILVDDFVAPLCHKLVTILYQDDDILLINKPSGLLSLSGKNPQNWDSVHYRLVNGQAGATPAFIHAKLPHRLDFGTSGIMVVALNAEAASHLNRQFQERNVSKQYMAMLAGWVKDDNGRINGAIAKDKDLFPCVKICAETGKAAMSDYHVIARLNEPKRTLVKYTPHTGRTHQLRIHSLSFGHPILGCDLYSNLESQAMAPRLQLHASDLYFEHPRLATPMHGHSPCPF; encoded by the coding sequence ATGCCTATCATATCCGCCAATAACACTATTCTTGTGGATGATTTTGTCGCGCCCCTATGCCATAAGCTAGTCACTATCTTGTATCAAGATGATGATATCTTACTGATTAATAAGCCAAGCGGTTTATTAAGCTTGTCAGGTAAAAATCCGCAAAACTGGGACTCTGTGCATTACCGCTTAGTGAATGGTCAAGCTGGGGCAACGCCTGCCTTTATTCATGCCAAATTGCCCCACAGGTTAGATTTTGGCACTTCTGGCATTATGGTCGTCGCCCTTAATGCAGAGGCCGCGAGCCATCTTAATCGCCAGTTTCAAGAGCGCAACGTCAGCAAGCAATATATGGCCATGTTGGCCGGCTGGGTTAAGGATGATAACGGCCGCATTAATGGCGCTATAGCTAAAGATAAAGACTTGTTTCCATGCGTAAAAATCTGCGCCGAGACAGGAAAAGCGGCAATGAGTGATTATCACGTCATAGCGCGCTTAAATGAGCCCAAGCGCACTTTAGTTAAATACACGCCTCACACTGGCCGCACCCATCAACTGCGCATTCATAGCTTAAGCTTTGGTCACCCCATTCTTGGCTGCGACTTGTATTCAAACCTTGAGAGTCAAGCCATGGCGCCAAGGCTGCAACTACACGCCAGCGACTTGTATTTTGAGCATCCACGCCTTGCCACACCTATGCATGGCCACAGCCCCTGCCCATTTTAG
- a CDS encoding DUF1097 domain-containing protein has product MKHRWQVAISAGLLATLWAGAADALHLVTWIGFLSCSTFFAQTHAGVKGMLMAMATNLSGVFWGWLIISGSGVFAAPSMAYILTGIATSAMCLQASHQRLAFIPGAFIGCCITFALSADLSAIIPPLLIGSALGLCMSLLTTQLVFLTEKVKTMSVKR; this is encoded by the coding sequence ATGAAACATCGTTGGCAAGTGGCTATTTCCGCAGGGCTGTTAGCGACGCTGTGGGCGGGCGCGGCCGATGCGCTGCATTTAGTCACTTGGATTGGCTTTTTAAGCTGTAGCACCTTTTTTGCGCAAACCCATGCTGGGGTGAAAGGCATGCTTATGGCGATGGCCACGAATCTGTCTGGCGTATTTTGGGGCTGGCTTATTATCTCAGGTAGCGGTGTGTTTGCTGCGCCTTCAATGGCTTACATTTTAACTGGCATAGCCACTTCGGCCATGTGTTTACAGGCAAGCCATCAGCGTTTGGCCTTCATTCCTGGCGCCTTTATTGGTTGCTGCATTACTTTTGCCTTAAGCGCAGATTTAAGTGCCATTATCCCGCCATTATTAATAGGTTCTGCCCTTGGCTTATGCATGAGTTTATTAACGACTCAGCTTGTTTTTTTGACTGAAAAAGTCAAAACCATGAGTGTTAAACGCTGA
- the gcvP gene encoding aminomethyl-transferring glycine dehydrogenase translates to MSSNTLTQLEQHDMFLRRHIGPSQAELQTMLNYVGAESLEQLTAQIVPDDIRLTKPLIVGESHSEAEGLAIIKDYAKRNQLKKNYIGMGYYGTLVPNVILRNVLENPGWYTAYTPYQPEIAQGRLEAILNFQQVSMDLSGLDLASASLLDEATAGAEAMALAKRVSKAKNANIFFVADDVFPQTIDVIKTRAEYLGIEVVVGKASDASQYELFGALFQYTNRFGDITDLPSVIAPLKAKKAIICVAADMMSLVLLKSPGSLGADVVFGSAQRFGVPMGFGGPHAAFFVTRDEHKRSMPGRIIGVSKDARGNKALRMAMQTREQHIRREKANSNICTAQVLLANMASFYAVYHGPQGLHTIASRIHRLTDILALGLRSKGIKLVNQRWFDTLTLSSVTPDALRRAEDAGINLRLDGTHTQGASTVGISIDETTTRADIAELFDVILGSGHGLDVGALDSEVMAAAPTLSAIELRDDAILSHPTFNSYHSETEMMRYLKRLENKDMALNHSMISLGSCTMKLNAAVEMIPVSWPEFANMHPFCPQEQAAGYRAMISKLASWLVDITGYDAMCMQPNSGAQGEYAGLLAIRKYHESRGEGHRDVCLIPQSAHGTNPATAQLAGMKVVVTACDKLGNVDLDDLRTKASELADNLACVMITYPSTHGVYEETAREICDIIHQHGGQVYLDGANMNAQVGLTAPGFIGADVSHLNLHKTFAIPHGGGGPGMGPIGVKAHLAPFVAGHVIVKNGDISQNNGAVSAAPFGSAGILPISWMYIRLLGSQGLVRATQVAMLNANYVAKKLSEHFPILYRGRNDRIAHECIIDLRPLKEASGITEMDIAKRLNDYGFHSPTMSFPVAGTLMIEPTESEAKVELDRFIEAMVSIRAEVAKVEAGEWPADNNPLHNAPHTLADIMDAEFDARPYTREQAVFPSNAVRANKFWPSVNRIDDVYGDRNLMCSCVPLSDYE, encoded by the coding sequence ATGAGCTCTAATACTCTTACCCAATTGGAACAGCATGACATGTTCCTGCGTCGCCATATAGGCCCTAGCCAAGCTGAACTGCAAACCATGCTCAACTATGTTGGTGCTGAGTCGTTAGAGCAGTTGACCGCTCAAATTGTGCCGGATGATATTCGCTTAACTAAGCCGTTAATCGTTGGTGAGTCGCACTCAGAAGCTGAAGGCTTAGCCATCATTAAAGATTACGCCAAGCGTAACCAGCTGAAAAAGAACTACATAGGCATGGGTTACTACGGCACCTTAGTGCCGAATGTGATTTTGCGTAACGTGCTGGAAAACCCAGGTTGGTATACAGCTTATACGCCGTATCAGCCTGAAATTGCTCAAGGCCGCTTGGAAGCTATTTTAAACTTCCAGCAAGTGTCTATGGACTTAAGCGGTTTAGATTTAGCTTCAGCATCTCTGCTCGATGAAGCCACAGCAGGCGCTGAGGCTATGGCCTTAGCTAAGCGAGTGTCTAAGGCGAAAAACGCCAACATCTTCTTTGTGGCGGATGATGTGTTCCCGCAAACCATAGATGTCATCAAAACCCGCGCCGAATACTTAGGCATAGAAGTCGTCGTCGGTAAGGCTAGTGATGCCAGTCAGTACGAATTATTTGGCGCCTTATTCCAATACACTAACCGCTTTGGTGATATTACTGATTTACCGAGTGTAATCGCGCCCTTAAAAGCTAAAAAAGCCATTATTTGTGTGGCCGCCGATATGATGTCGCTGGTGCTGCTTAAATCTCCTGGCAGCTTAGGCGCCGATGTAGTCTTTGGTAGTGCTCAGCGTTTTGGCGTGCCGATGGGCTTTGGTGGCCCGCATGCCGCTTTCTTTGTGACCCGAGATGAGCACAAGCGCTCCATGCCTGGGCGCATTATCGGGGTATCTAAGGATGCTCGCGGTAACAAGGCACTGCGTATGGCGATGCAAACTCGTGAGCAACATATTCGCCGCGAAAAAGCCAACTCCAACATTTGTACAGCCCAAGTATTATTGGCCAACATGGCCTCTTTCTACGCCGTGTACCATGGCCCGCAAGGCTTACACACTATTGCTTCACGCATTCATCGCTTAACCGATATCTTAGCCCTTGGCTTACGCAGTAAAGGCATTAAGCTCGTCAATCAGCGCTGGTTTGATACCTTAACCTTAAGCAGTGTTACCCCAGATGCGCTGCGACGCGCTGAAGATGCTGGTATTAACTTACGTCTTGATGGCACACACACCCAAGGCGCGAGCACTGTGGGTATTAGTATTGATGAAACCACTACCCGCGCTGATATTGCTGAGCTGTTTGATGTGATATTAGGCAGTGGTCATGGTTTAGATGTTGGTGCGCTCGATTCAGAAGTGATGGCCGCGGCACCTACGTTAAGCGCGATTGAGCTTAGGGATGATGCGATTTTAAGTCATCCAACTTTTAATTCTTATCATAGCGAAACTGAGATGATGCGTTATCTCAAGCGCTTAGAAAATAAAGACATGGCGCTCAATCACTCCATGATTTCATTGGGTTCATGCACCATGAAGCTTAACGCAGCAGTGGAGATGATCCCTGTTAGCTGGCCAGAATTTGCCAACATGCACCCTTTCTGCCCGCAAGAGCAAGCGGCGGGTTATCGCGCCATGATAAGTAAACTTGCCAGCTGGCTGGTGGATATCACAGGGTATGATGCCATGTGCATGCAGCCTAACTCAGGCGCGCAGGGCGAATACGCGGGCTTACTGGCCATTCGTAAATATCATGAGTCGCGCGGCGAAGGTCACAGAGATGTGTGCTTAATTCCGCAATCGGCCCACGGCACCAATCCAGCCACGGCGCAGTTAGCGGGCATGAAAGTCGTAGTTACCGCTTGCGACAAGTTAGGTAACGTAGATTTAGACGATTTACGCACTAAAGCGTCTGAGCTTGCCGATAACCTCGCGTGCGTGATGATTACCTACCCATCGACTCATGGCGTGTACGAAGAAACCGCGCGTGAGATTTGCGATATTATTCATCAGCATGGCGGTCAAGTGTATCTTGATGGCGCCAACATGAATGCGCAGGTGGGCTTAACGGCGCCTGGCTTTATTGGTGCTGACGTGTCGCACTTAAACTTGCACAAGACCTTTGCTATTCCGCATGGCGGCGGCGGCCCAGGTATGGGGCCTATCGGTGTTAAAGCCCATTTAGCGCCGTTTGTGGCAGGCCATGTCATAGTAAAAAATGGTGATATTTCCCAGAACAATGGCGCAGTTTCGGCGGCTCCTTTTGGTAGCGCTGGCATTTTACCTATTAGCTGGATGTATATTCGCTTGCTCGGTAGCCAAGGCTTAGTGCGCGCCACCCAAGTGGCCATGCTGAATGCTAACTATGTGGCTAAAAAGCTGTCAGAGCATTTCCCAATTTTGTACCGCGGTCGCAATGACAGAATTGCCCATGAGTGCATTATTGATTTACGGCCACTGAAGGAAGCCTCAGGGATCACTGAAATGGATATCGCCAAGCGCTTAAATGACTATGGTTTCCATTCACCGACCATGAGTTTTCCTGTCGCTGGCACCTTGATGATTGAGCCTACTGAATCAGAAGCTAAGGTAGAACTTGACCGCTTTATCGAAGCCATGGTGTCGATTCGCGCTGAAGTTGCCAAAGTAGAAGCGGGTGAATGGCCAGCCGATAACAATCCGCTGCACAATGCACCCCATACACTTGCGGACATTATGGACGCTGAGTTTGATGCGCGCCCTTATACCCGCGAGCAAGCAGTCTTCCCATCGAATGCCGTGCGCGCCAATAAGTTCTGGCCATCGGTCAATCGCATTGATGATGTCTATGGCGATCGTAACTTGATGTGTAGTTGTGTGCCGTTAAGTGACTATGAGTAA
- the gcvH gene encoding glycine cleavage system protein GcvH, with amino-acid sequence MSNIPSELKYAASHEWARREDDGSYTVGITEHAQELLGDMVFIELPEVGDSVTAGDDCAVAESVKAASDIYAPLSGEILAVNSALEDSPELVNSDAFGDGWLFRVMPSDESEIDSLLEADAYQEIIDEE; translated from the coding sequence ATGAGCAATATTCCGTCTGAACTTAAGTATGCCGCTTCCCATGAATGGGCGCGTCGTGAAGACGATGGCAGTTATACCGTAGGTATTACCGAGCACGCCCAAGAGTTACTCGGTGATATGGTGTTTATTGAGTTACCAGAAGTTGGCGATAGTGTCACTGCCGGTGATGATTGCGCCGTGGCTGAATCGGTTAAGGCTGCCTCTGATATTTATGCGCCTTTGTCTGGTGAAATCTTAGCGGTTAACTCGGCCCTCGAAGACTCACCTGAGTTAGTCAATTCAGATGCCTTTGGCGATGGCTGGTTATTTCGCGTCATGCCAAGTGATGAATCTGAAATTGATAGCTTGCTTGAAGCCGATGCTTATCAAGAAATTATCGACGAAGAATAG